The genomic region GCCCTGAGGTCCAGGTCTTCTCTCCAGGCTCCCTCCGAGTGGTGCTGGCAGTCGGCGGTGAGGCGTCCTTCGGGCGCCCAGCGTCCCAGGAGGCGAGCCCGGTGGGCCGTTCCAGGGAGCGACGCCGAGGCGGGGCTCCCCGAGGACGTGGTGAAACTAAAACAGAAATCGGTGATTCAAAACATCATCTCAGGAAATTTTGCTTTCCAAAGACAGGTGTTCCCTTCTCGAGGCTACTAATTGGTTCTCCAATTTCCACCGAACCTTCCCCGCTGTCGGCCGCCCACCCCTCGGAGAGCCGCCCAGCGCGCTCTCCCGGGGAACCCCGGGCAGCCTCTCCCGCCGGCCCCGCCCTCTCCGCCGAACCGTGGGATACGCCTCCGCCGCGTGCCCGCCTCCCGCGCCTAGACCTCCCGCAATTGGCTGGTGGCCCTGCCCGTCGCGGGGGGGGAGGGCGTGTCCCCCGCAAGACAGCGCTCCCATTGGTCACGACGGCAGCGGCCGCGCGCGCGGACCCGGCGAGGAGGGGAAGCCGGTGGTGGTGGCGGCtgcggcggctgcggcggcggAACGGGCGGAGGCAGCCGGTTTCGTAACCGTCGCTCCTCCTGGCTGACTCTCGGGCTGCGAGGCCTGGGTCGGGTCGGGCCGCGCCGTGCGGGGCCGCTTGGAGTGGAGGCCGCCTGGGAGCGGGCGGGCTGGAGGGGCCAGGTAAGGAGGCCGCGGGCGGgctgagggaggagaaggaggccgCGGCGCCGCCGGCCGCTCGCGTGGGCGCGGCCCCAGCCCGAGGAGACCTAGCCCGGCCCTGGGCGGCCGGCTTGCTGGGAAGGCCCTGCGCGGCCCGCGGCGCGGGCGGCGGCCCCGCGCGGCGTCTGATGCAACCTGCCGGCAACACTCGGCGGGGCCGCTGAGCTCATCCCTGGCTCCGGCCCAGCGCCACGGCGCCACCCGCCGACCCCCGCGTTCCCCCGGCGCCCCTGCTGCCGGCCGGGGACGGGATGCGAGCCCGGCTGTGCCCCACTCCAGAACCCGGCCCTCTTGTTTCTGCAGTGTGACTAGCCAGGCTCGTATTGGCCCCTGGGGATAAAGGGTGTTCCCAGAATAGCAGAAGGTGGATCGCGTCCTgttgagtgccacctgggattaTTTCCTGCAAGTCCTAAACGGCTCGGTGTCGGGCAGTCGGGAATCCAGTTCAGAAGTTGGTAGAAAAGTAGGCAGGGAAAGCAGttgattttgaaatatatgaCTTTACTCAAATAATATTGTGTTTGCTTATGGAGCTGTACTTCGAATATATACCCTGCGTTGACTGTTAAGCACAGGTTCGATGAACGTGCAGCCGCCAAGAGTAGAATAGGAAAGAGGAGGGCAAGAAATGAAGCACTTCATTAGCGTGTTTGGAGGGAACACAGGAAAACTGCCAGCCGAGGTGCCTATGTGGAGAGGATGGAAATGCATGTTTGAGGGGAAGGAGAATCTGTTCTTCGAAGTAAGCTTGtgggtttttattcttcagaagGTTTAATTGCTTGGCTTTCCTCTGATCTGAGGTTTGTGCTGTCATCTAGCATCTTACATAAAATGTGTCCGTTTCAGAAAGGTGTTTAACATTGGTGGGTTACCCAAAAGTTGGTAGTTCTCTCTCCCAGGATACGCTGTCAGTTGAATTCTTGTTTGAAGAGATTATCCTTTAATTCAGGTAGGATATGGGATGCTCAGAGacacatttgaaataaaatactatgGAGGCTTGCTTTACTAAGAAATTTAGTCTGTAAAAACCCTTGATAACTAAAAGTTAAAATCTGATCAGCTGTTACTACTTGAGTAGTATTTGGGATAAGCTATTCTTAAAGTTGATTCACTGTTTTGGAAAAACTTAGTGTAAACAAGGCTAAATAATTACAGGATGCTAGTGAGCTGAAGAACTTTGCAGTTTCTTAAGTCCTACTTCTGGTGGGCACACTTGGCAGATTCAGCCATTTTAATACCTGCCTGAAAAACATAGGTAGAAcctaaacttaatttttttttttttaacccccagAATATCCTCTTAACTTCTCAAGATCGTGTTATAACCCTCGGCAAAGTTGTCTGATCTTGGACAGGTAGTTTCATCCCTAGGGATTTAAACAGCACCTGGTGAGCCCTAGGTGAAGATGAATAGGGCAGAATTCATGTGGCTGAATTTGGTGTTATGGCCTAAGATTGCCCCACCTGATCACAGAAATGGTAAACACAGGTAGTCACGATTCCATGTTTCTTGTGTGTTCTTAGGCCGGAGGTAGGGGATGCTCCTGTGGGTTCTTATGCTGATAGGTAcattggtctcctgcatttttgGTTTTCCCGACctatcagtaaaaagaaaaagaaaaaagagcatgaCTCTAAAAGATGTATATTTATAAACAGTGTGGTGTGTTATTAATAGTTGGTGTGTGTTGTAAATGACACCAAAACTAGAGTAAAACgatgacattaaaaaaagacaaaagagattttcttctcatactccagtggaccacgtaTAGGCTCCCTGAAGGAGTATACTCATTTGTGGACCCCTGTTTTGGGTCATGAAGCCAGCATGGCAAATGCATAGAAATCCTGCTCATTTGGGTGTGTGTTAGGGTTTGACGGCTTACTTCACTTCATTTGTGGTACTGAGTTGCCAAACCCTGGCAACACATGCCTAAGAACTTGAGGGTGTGGAAAAATGTAACTGGACAAAGTGGAAAATAAAGGTTCTCAACTGAATGAAGCAAAGACTAGACATGAATGACCTTCACTGTAGAGGCTGGGGACTAGAGTagcaaatgtttttattttccagtatACCTTTAAGACAGACCAAGAAGACTGTGTGTatcttgaaaagaaagtgaaagtgaagtcgctcagtcatgtccgactctgcgacctggtggactgcagcccaccaggctcctccgtccatgggatgctccaggcaagaatactggagtgggttgccattcccttctccaggggatcttcccgacctagggatcaaacccaggtctcccgcattgcaggcatctTATCTTAGTAACACTCAATTTAATTATGGTTGTTTTAAGAGATTTTAATGCTAGAgaatcttatttttatatcagacacttaaataaataaatgttttctctgaGCCTTTTGAGACTGTATTCAACAAACGTTTCTTGAGCACCACCACTGGATGCTGGGCGTATGGTGATAAAGACGGAGGCCTGCCTCTAGCTTATTCTACAGGGAGCCACACTGTGGAGCTGGCATTGACAGAGAAACTAGGGGGACAAATTGGACAAAAGCACAAAGTGCAGACCATTTGGGGGAGTGATGTTGGCTTCCAGTATTGTTGAGGGGTGATGAGAAAGGGAGCTGGGCCTGAAGAGATTTGATCTGTATGTGGAAGCCACAGATGAATATTCAGCGAGAGGCTGCGACACGCTCAGGTTTGAGTCCTCGATTGCTCTGGAGACAGTGGCTGGGGGGACACTGCTGCAGCGGGGCAGGCTGTGCCCGAGAGACGGTGTCAGCCTGAGGTGACTGTGGCGTAGAATGGAGAGGGGTGGTGGAGTAAGGTGTTTTGGGGAATACGGGTGGGTAGAATACCAGTAATACCAATGATTTGAACAGATTTGGAACAAGGGACAAATATCTGGATATTTTGGAGTGTAGATCTTCATTGGGGATATtggaattaaacatttatttgggaaggaggagaggagggatagctcattgtatatatatggaaaaaaatgacaagagaGCTAGGAAAATGCTTGAGACATTTATTGTCCCAAGTGAAACTTGAGAAAATTTTGATTTTGCTGTACTCATTCTAACATTTTGAGTTTTCAGTGTATCCCTGATTTGAATGAACGTCACTTGATTTAagaaatttgactttaaaaatggtaccCACTCAGCCCATCTTTCTGAAGATCTGTGGTTGGTTTGTGGCAGTGGCTGTGAAACGGTGCTTGCGGGTCCTGTCAAGACGAGCTTAGCTCTGTTCCGAGACTGCTGGTGCCTGCGTCTGGGGCAGCCTGAGCATTTGCGTGTCTGCCAAGGGGATGCTGATGCCGCTGGTTCAGGGACCATGCTTTTGGGAACTGCTGCGTTTCagttttccttctgcttcctgcCGGAGGGATTCGCAGCAAGGAAGCAAGGTGCCGCCCTGCTTCCTGTGGACTGAACTTTGGAACTGCATTTGTCCACGTAGGAGCCAGACTTTCGTTTAGGGTTGAACATCCAGATTTGAAATAAGcttattttccattgtaggtgCTCGTTAAATGtttgtgaaagaaacaaaagcacagaTATCAGTGTAAACTGCAGAACTGTAAACTGTATGTAGCATTTCGAGGTAGCTGTTTTACtcagtgtaaaaaataaaattggaaatctgTTTGGAGTAAGTCTTAGCCCCAGTTAGCTCTTTGACCCCCTTTCCATGGTGGATAACTCTTCACCTTGAGCACTACTTTCTTGGCTTGTCTTtggttggggaaataaaaataactcctttttttttttttaatctcccagTTTCCCTTTCTTACATATTTTACCAGTTTGATGATTACTATTTGTTTTACAAGCCAAGGACTTATTTTCAAAACCTTGTCTGCTGAGTTCAGTACCTTGGCAAGATGAGTCAGACAGAGGTGAAAGCACCCTTCCTTGTTCTGGTGTCTTTGAGAACAAAAACGGGCATGAACTTCACTAAGTTTGGAGCCTGTAATAAGTGTTTTTGGTGACTGAAGTTCATGGTATAGTGTCAGTGTCAGAGGGCATTTTACATCCCTCCTTTGCAGAGGGGGAaacggaggcccagagagggaaggggTGTGTCCACAGTGGGACGCAGATGTGCGAGCCAGGATGAGAATCGACTTGGTTCCTGGTCTCTACTTCTTTAGATTATTGTTATCTCTGAGTTTACTAGGGATTAGCTTTAAAGACTAACAACCCAGTTGGTatatagaagataaataagatgAACATAATCATTGATTGTTGAGATAATCCCAGGAGAGGTGTTAAACAAGTTCTTAAAAATTGAGTAAACACTTCACTTTAGACCAGTAGATATGCAATAGTATAGATGGCCAGTAACACTATTAATGCTAAGTGTGGTGCAAATTATCCTGAACTGCCACTTTTCAACTGGAAGGAAAAATAGGCAACATGATAAATTATCAAGGGAAATTGTGAAATATTCATTACTGAAGATAAACTTGGAGTAGATATCCATCATGGTTTGGAAGGAAGCTTTTGGTGTTTCCTTAGTACCGAAGTGAGAACAGATGACCCCTTTTGCTCAGGACTGCCTGTGTGGCCTGAAAAACAATGGAAAGCAATGATACATGGCCTTTTGAAAAACGGCCAATACAGAAATGACTTGCTAAAGGTTTGGGCGAAGCTTTTCTTAAGAATTGTGAGGTGTACTCATTTGAAGCTGTTCATGGTTGTGGCTTCAGGTTTTTCCACTGATGCAGTTTTGTGGAAAGAGAACAGGGTCGTTTTATGGCTCCTGCACTGCTTCCTCTGTTTCCAGCAGCGTGTGACTTCTTGGTGGGCATAATTCACTCAGTTTAGACAATCTGTCTTGAAGTGGCCTCGTGATGATAGGCTAGGTCTGCTTTTGACACACCTTAAGGCAGTTTTAGGACCAGCGTGGATTCAGAGTAACCGAATATGAGTGGTTTCTGAAACGGAATGTTTCTCGCGGCAGCACTGCAGATTTGGCCTGCCCTCCGTGCTGCTTGAGCGGCGCCAGCCGGGTGCAGGCCTGCCGCTGCCCGGGCTCTTGGTGCAGCCTGACTCCCAGCTTGCACCTCCTTGGATGCATCATCAGGGCCTTTGTTTCTCTCCTTGCGGCATCAGGTTGACAGTGTTGAGATGTGTTTACTAGTTGTCAAGAATTAGGAAAACACTAGAAGCTGGATGAGATGGGGAAGCAAACTGGGTGTCTCAGAGCTCCTCAATGAGCCAAGAAACTAACTTAGGAAATCTCTGTAAACTACCGTCATTTGAggtcattaggaaaataaaaacaagccaaaaaacacattttcaaagtATCCCATACAGATACGCTTTGGGAGAACAGTTAGGTCCTTTGTGGCTCAGTCTGCACATTGGAGTAAGGGCCACGCAGAGACGGCGGTGCAGCGTTCCCGAGGAGGCCGGACGGGCGCTCTGCCCCTGCCTCCTGATTTGACTTGGACCAGCAGTTGAGCCATCGCCCCTCTTTTATTGCACCGTCTCTCCTGTTATAACTGTGTAAAGGGAGCACCTCACAGTTCTCTCTCGCAGACTGCCAAGTGCTGTCATTCATATGCGCCACCTAACTAGTGACActgctttgttttttcctcccatttttgGTAACAGTCACAGATGGGCAGTCCCCTCAGGGACTCAGGTGGGTTAAATTTGGCCGTGTGGTGCGTGTGTATTAACTTACTTCTCTAAATTACGTGACGTAGACTTCTGAAACATGGGAACAGTCGGCAGTTGTTGTGGAGGCTTCTCAGCATAGTCAGTTAATATTGGCCTGCTGTTAAGTACATGCGAATTTGATCTCATTTGATCTTGTCATTTCCAATATTTTAATGCAGTTTTTTCTTAAATAGGTACATGTGAAGATTTCTTGGCAGTTCAGTGTGGAAACCATTGATCACCTTGTCTTCATTCTGCTTGTTCTGTGTTGACAAGGGAGCGTGCCCAAATGAGCAAGGCATCGCAGCAGAACAGCACTCCGGGCGTGAACGGAATAAGTGTCATCCATACTCAGGCCCATGCCAGCGGCTTACAGCAGGTTCCTCAGCTGGTGCCCGCCGGCCCTGGGGGCGGAGGCAAAGCTGTGCCTCCCAGCAAGCAGAGCAAAAAGAGCTCACCCATGGATCGCAACAGTGACGAGTATCGACAGCGCAGGGAGAGGAACAACATGGCTGTGAAAAAGAGTCGGTTGAAAAGCAAGCAGAAAGCGCAGGATACGCTGCAGAGAGTCAATCAGCTCAAGGAAGAGAATGAACGGTTGGAAGCAAAAATTAAATTGCTGACTAAGGAATTAAGTGTACTGAAAGATTTGTTTCTTGAGCACGCACACAACCTCGCAGATAACGTGCAACCCAGTAGCACTGAAAATACGACAAATCCTGATAAGGCAGGACAGTAGAGCTCACCCCTTCCAAACTTCACACCTTGTGGCTTGAACATTTAAGGTGGGACTACCTACACCTCTCATATCAGCGGCTGAACCGCCATTATTCAGAGATCCATTGAAGGTTGTTTTCTAGGGTCAGCCCTGAAGAGCTGATTAGCTAAAAATGTTAGACGTGTAACTTGAATATCTGGTTTTAAATGATAAGGATTTTTGTGGGGATAAAAAACACTTAAAGGtatatggtgaaaaaaaaaaaaaaaaaaaaaacctgccctGGAACCTTGATGTTCTTAATAAATGCTGACTTcccaaaaaaatgtttcttttttaggTTGACAAAAGGAATGGGGAACTGGCAAGTCGTGCGGAAGAGTCTTGGTTTTAATGGATATGGTTAATTGGatgaaagaaagctgaatgcGACCTCTGTTCATCTATTTGTGACTCGTTTCtaaattatgtattaaaaatgcTTAGGGCTAATAGAAACCAATCACTTTATAATTTGGAGTGATTTTATGTATAGCATAAACCCTGTTTCAGCATAACTAGTTTTACCCAACAAATACTAGTTTTTTGAATAGTGATGACAAGTTACGTAAAGAAACCCCATTGCATTTTAAAGGCAGTATGCACCCAACtggattaaaaatagaaatagcatTTAGGAAGCaaataggttttttaaaagtaaaagcaaagcaTATTAGAATTACACTCTTGGGATACCTTTGGGTTATTGGATTGgcattattttgttaaaattaaaaaaaatcaatggtttAGAGAAACTCCGTATCAGTTTTAGCTTCTGCAGATGctagtaagcttttttttttaacaccatttGCACAGCCTGGTTAGTAAATCAAAGGATCTTAACAGTTTATGTCCACCCAAATTGCGGGTTaggattttgaatattaatttcaGCAGGTAGTTTCTCTGTTCACATACATTGCAGTGGGGCCGAGgattttgaaagcaaaaatttCCTGTGAAGGCTCACTTGTATTTGACCTTAACCAGCTGGTTATTAGAAAAATACACTGTCAACTCCATGCCATTTCCCAAAATAATAGCCTAACAAAACTTGAAAGTATAAGGTTTAACagttaatttatttcacttaaacacatctttttgtattgtttttgtgACATTTCTTAGTTAGTGGGCTCTATTCTTCCAGACTTTTGTAccactttttattcatttgtatgcATTTATGTCCCATAAATTATTTTAGCAAGAAAATACTGATAAAACtcaggatattgatatttctgttGAGAAGAAAAAGTGGCAGTCGCTAGAACGAGAATCTCTAGGATCTGGATTATATCAGTGTTGGTAGTTTTGATTGcccttgtttttctttgaatgCAACTCTAGCTCAAATTTGTTGgagtctgtttttttcttcttccagtgtTTGTTTTTGGATGACCCAGGCTGGTGACAAGAGGCTGAGTCACATCAGACTTAAAGAGTTACCAGCTATCTTATTTGAATGTGGTCATTTTTAGGCTGCATTGTTGTTTCACACCAAGACCCTGGGACATTGTAACCAGGATGCAATTCAAGTTGCACCCTCAGGTGGATGGAAGAGTGGTGTCTGTGCCCTTCTGGTCAGCAGCAGACATCATAGTGCCCTGCAGCTCAGCAAAGCCATTAACAAAGGCCAAGAATCCCTTCTGCATGTGACACGAGCCCAGTATTGTCCCATGAGAGCCACCATCCCAGGATGGCTAACTCCTGATAGAGCCAGGAGACAGGATAGGGGTTGCTGTTAGGGTCCAACGTTGGTTACCCTGGTTGGAGTATCAATCAACTTGTAGGTTGATGGAGGAGATGCCCCAGAATCCTGCTGAATCTTCAGTAGCACCTCACTGGGGATGCAGTTAGGTCTCCTGAATCCTCAAGCATCTATAAGAGGTGCTACAGACATTTTAATCTCTTTATTTACTAAATAGTATCTTTCAGAAATGAATGTCCACATGGAATTTATCCTTACCTATTATATGAAGTGACCTAACTATCTTGGAAAAGAAGCTTTCGGGAAATCATCAGGAATGTACTCGGttatttcaaataagaaaagaagattGGAACTTTTGGAACAGTTGATTCAAACTTTCCTTTTACCTATGCAAATCAGAACTAGCACAAGCAGTCGTGCAGTTTTATGCATAATgtaaaaaaatgttaaccatGGCCTTGACTGTCTTACTGAAGTGTTTGGGAATGAAAGGTTTTCATTTGATAGGTTTATCAGTATAAAATGGAGGGAACCCAAGTATGGGGAATGGGCAAGTGTAGAGCTTTGGGAATTGTAAAGGACTTGTAACTTTTTTGTTCTGTAGGTTTCGTATGAACCATTAGGATATGACCTGCCTTTGCTGGCAGGTCTAGTGGTCTAGGAATTAGGCTTCAGTGTAAATTTCCAGCTGCCTCTGAGTCTTCTGGGGTGGGTGCTTTCTGACTGGTCCTGGCTGCGGGTGGTGCCAGTGAACAGTGCTTCCTGCTGTCCGGCCCCTTTTAGTTACTGGGGTGTGAGCTCATGCTTTGGACATTCTTACCAAGAAGTAGTAAGATTTCAATAAAATATGACCAGAACTTTGAAATTCAGGTCATGAGTGTGAAATTCTCATTTACATAAAGAAGTAGAAGTATGTACACTTTAATGTTTGAggttaaaaggaaggaaatcatagCAGCTTTTGATGTTTCTTAATCCCCGTTAGAAGGTTTGAAGCTTTGTACCTGAACAACCCAGTTAAAGCACTAGGAGTGTTTTCGATGCCTTAGAAATAGAAAAGTTTTGTCTGACAAAAGCTAGGAAGGAATAAAGTCCATTCTATAGCTGTTAGATCTGCCTCTCAGGAAAAAGTACTTGTTCTTTTTGTTCCTGGCTTTCCTCAGTTTGTGAGataactctatttttttaaatataattttatttctttcaatggatttgaaataaaaaaaactttggaATAATGCCTGTATTTCATTGTGGGTTTCTTTGTTAGATGCCAAGAAAGTAATCCAAGTTTGTTCGCCAGCTCTGAGGAGCAGGCAGATGGATGCCTGCGGCCTCTATGTGCTCAGCCCAAGGCAGGGGTGAGGCGGGTGTGGGGGCACGCAGAGGCGCTTTTGTCCCGTCTCTgccgtgctcagttgtgtccaactctttgcaactccatggactgtagccctccaggcactgtccatgggattttccaggcaagaatactagagtggattaccatttccttctgcgggggatcttcctgacccaaggatcaaacccatgtctcttggatctcctgcattggcaggcagagtttttACTGTTTGAGCAACCACGTCTAGGCTTCCCTTAATGACAGGAACATAGTTGTCTCTGAATTTAGAGTGCCTCTTCTGTTACATTCTTTGTC from Bubalus bubalis isolate 160015118507 breed Murrah chromosome 18, NDDB_SH_1, whole genome shotgun sequence harbors:
- the CEBPG gene encoding CCAAT/enhancer-binding protein gamma; this translates as MSKASQQNSTPGVNGISVIHTQAHASGLQQVPQLVPAGPGGGGKAVPPSKQSKKSSPMDRNSDEYRQRRERNNMAVKKSRLKSKQKAQDTLQRVNQLKEENERLEAKIKLLTKELSVLKDLFLEHAHNLADNVQPSSTENTTNPDKAGQ